One genomic window of Quercus robur chromosome 6, dhQueRobu3.1, whole genome shotgun sequence includes the following:
- the LOC126689088 gene encoding KIN17-like protein isoform X8, whose protein sequence is MGKNEFLTPKAIANRIKAKGLQKLRWYCQMCQKQCRDENGFKCHCMSESHQRQMEVFGQNPTRIVEGYSEEFERTFLDHMKRSHRFSRIAATVVYNEYINDRHHVHMNSTEWATLTEFVKYLGRTGKCKVEETPKGWFITYIDRGSETLFKERLKNKRIKADLAEEEKQEREIQKQIEKAAELFTEPPKPLEAEPVRELKPEAGVKIGLKLASSNLKPKERGEGSKLVFDEMETDNKTSVAKTNNNNKSVLGEMMREEEMKKERINRKDYWLCEGIVVKVMSKALAEKGYYKQKGVVKKVIDKYVGEIEMLESKHVLRVDQLELETVIPQIGGLVKIVNGAYRGAIAKLLGVDTEKFCAKVQIEKGAYVGRVLKAVEYEDICKLPQLRLQICSRQFINEPKSSILQDSG, encoded by the exons ATGGGGAAGAACGAGTTCCTAACCCCAAAAGCGATCGCGAATCGGATCAAAGCGAAGGGGCTCCAGAAGCTCCGATGGTATTGCCAGATGTGCCAGAAGCAATGTCGCGACGAGAACGGTTTCAAGTGCCACTGCATGAGCGAAAGCCACCAGCGTCAGATGGAGGTTTTCGGCCAAAACCCGACCCGAATCGTCGAAGGATACTCCGAAGAATTCGAACGCACTTTCTTGGACCACATGAAGCGTAGCCACCGGTTCAGTCGCATCGCCGCCACCGTCGTTTACAACGAGTACATCAACGATCGCCACCACGTCCACATGAACTCGACGGAGTGGGCCACGCTCACTGAGTTTGTCAAGTATCTCGGTCGAACCGGCAAGTGTAAGGTCGAGGAAACCCCTAAAGGTTGGTTCATTACGTATATAGATAGAGGTTCGGAGACTTTGTTCAAAGAGAGATTGAAAAATAAGCGAATCAAGGCCGATTTGGCCGAGGAAGagaagcaagagagagagattcagaAACAGATCGAGAAAGCCGCTGAGTTATTTACCGAGCCCCCGAAGCCTCTCGAGGCTGAACCTGTTAGGGAATTGAAACCCGAAGCTGGTGTTAAGATCGGTTTGAAGCTCGCCTCGTCGAATTTGAAGCCGAAAGAGAGGGGAGAGGGTTCGAAACtggtgtttgatgaaatggaAACCGATAACAAAACCAGTGTGGCGAAGacgaataataataataagtccGTTTTGGGGGAGATGATGAGGgaggaggagatgaagaaggagaggaTTAATAGGAAGGACTATTGGTTGTGTGAGGGAATTGTTGTCAAGGTTATGAGCAAAGCTTTGGCCGAGAAGGGTTACTATAAGCAAAAAGGGGTTGTGAAGAAAGTGATTGATAAGTATGTTGGGGAAATTGAGATGCTTGAGAGTAAGCATGTGTTGAGAGTTGATCAGTTGGAGCTCGAGACTGTGATTCCGCAAATTGGGGGACTCGTGAAGATTGTGAATGGGGCATATCGTGGCGCGATTGCCAAGTTGTTGGGGGTTGATACGGAGAAGTTTTGCGCCAAGGTGCAGATAGAGAAGGGTGCTTATGTTGGTAGAGTGCTTAAAGCTGTTGAGTATGAGGATATTTGTAAACTTCCCCA GCTACGGTTGCAGATCTGCAGTAGGCAATTCATCAACGAA CCAAAAAGTTCTATCCTTCAAGACAGCGGTTAA